The DNA window ttaACATTTTCCTATTTAGTTTAGTCAAAATGATAGCTAAAGGAAGACGAATTATTGGCCAGTAGTCTGATCAACTATAAGACATGCTGTGGCACATAATGTAACTAATGAATGCAAGTATATGTTACTGTCAGCTGACACCCTTCTGTTTACTGTCTAACACAGTAGAAAAGCGTAATAATCCCAACTGCCAACAATTGTATTGGGCCACCAGGTCAAATGGGATTACTGCAGATAACACACCCATGTGGAGAAGAGGCGATTACTCAGAAAGGGTAATTGTTCTATTATATCACTTTTTGTTTGGCATATTTGATTAGTTATAGCTGTGTGGGGATGTTCATCAGATTTATCAATCTCTCATTACACAAGTTATACAGAACAAATATTTAATAATGCTCGGTGGTCTGGTAAAAAGTAAATATCGTGGCATAGTTTAAATGAGACCTGCTTCTGCTTCTGTGCTTTCAGGTGTAGCCTGGAGGACTGTATTCAAATGAAGCAGTGGAAAGTGATAAGCCACAATGGAAATTATGTTAACTGTTCAGAACAACTTCACTGCTTACAGTTGGACAAAAAATTCAGATCACATCCTCTGCTTCACAGTGAAGTAAGATGTTCACCTACATTCAACATTAGCTGACGCTGACACTTCAgagagtcataggtgtcttggtggccacCCTGAGTAGTCTCCTTACTGAATAGTTGATCAGTTTTCGAAGGTGGCCTGCTCTAGGTAGATTTATGCATGTCACATTCCTTTCATTTCTTAATTGCACTCTATGGGATATAAAGTgacttggaaatgttcttgtatccaTCCCCTGACTTAATGCTGGCACAGTCACCACACACTGTCGCTAGAAGGTCCCCGGTCcgtgtcccggcctgggcctgggtactttctgtgtggagtttgcgtgttctccttgtgcatcatggatttttttctggGTTCTcagacttcctcccacagtccaaaaacatgctcaggttaattgatcaTTCAAAATTGCctgcaggtgtgaatgcgaCTGCgcttgtttgtctgcatatgtagccctgtgataaactggtgacctgtccagggtgtcccctgccttcaccctgtcAGCCACCGTtaccctacagaggattaagtgCTGTATAGataatgcatggatggatgaagcgttgtgttgtcttcatgttgtagTTATTTCCAGGAGTACTTCATCTGTAACTGGATCTTCCAGACACAGGTGTCTCTTTACTACCATAATTAGACACATTTATtgcactcaggtgatcttcattttgGTAATTGTGTGACTTCTAACACCAACTGGCTGAACCTGTTTGGAATTCAGTGACTCACTTTATAGGAGGTGAATGCTTACGCaatcagtcattttgtttttttaaaataatgaatgaatgctATTATTAATGAATTTACTTTGAATAAGCCTGTTTTCACTTtaacatgaaagagtcttttttttccctgtaaaTTGCTGTCAAAAGCAAATTAAATTCCCTGTTCCAAAgttgaaaagcaattaaaggGGAAAACGTCCCCAATaggatgaatactttttattGACAAAGGCACTAAACAATTTTTTCTTGGACATAGCGactttttgcacaaaaataaacaaacaaagctgCTGTCATCATGCTGCAGCAGGTATTAGGTCGGTGTGGTTGTTGCAGTGCAgggtgaagcagcagcagtctgagtGCAGAGCTGCAGGCAGAGGTCtggctctctgattggctgagcagcGCTACGTGGACATCAGTCAGCCGCAGGTAGTTCACATGTGACGCTTATCTGCGTGTGTCCGCTGCACGGCGACGCTGCTGCTCTGTCCGCTGATGTTTAATGGACTTTATGGCGCTTTTAATGAGCGGCTGCACGGTGTGGCTTTTTCCGTAAGCACCCAGAAGGAGCAAATTTAAGTTTAACTTCCAAGGTAAGGCTTTTTATTAAATCCACTCCGCTctgtttatttcactttcaaaTCATGTGTATCGTCTACTGCTGTGAATGAGTTTGACTTTTGCCTGTTCATCTCGATGGAGTGATTAAACTGAGGCTGGAAACTAAAGAGGGTGTGTGATGGAGAGGTTTTACTGTGCGAACTAATCTATGTAAACCAGCTTTATCTTGCAGTTTTTACTACTAGAATATTAGATAATAGGGTTTATAAACATGCCTACTGTTTGTTAATGCAcaactaaaactaaaaagcaTATAGTAACCACTTAAGTAAGTTAATGTTCTAATAAATTAGTCTTAATGTACTTTTTGAAAACAGCTTATTTACTGTTTAAAGTGGGAACTCTGGGAGCATATTAGCCACTTGTGGCTGCTGAGAGCTGGCTCTGTTTTTGTGAGTGTAACCTTGAAATGGGCATTATCTCAGACCTGTAGGGATAAGAGAGGCGTAGATTACCAGACCAACATCATGGAGTTTTCACACTGCAAGAGGCCGATTAGATACAACAGGATGCGAAGCTGTTTGAATTGGAGAGAGGCTGAGAGGAAAACagtttacaatttaaaaagccACTTCAGTTCAGCTTcttttctttaacatttctttcttttcttccaggATTATTGAAGTTGTAAGCTCTAAACTGTCAGAAGGAGTGAAAGAGTTGAGGGGAAGCAGCAGGATGAAGTCCAAAGGGAAGGCTGTGAAAGCATCCAGGAGGACCTGGTCAGACCCGGATCCAGAACTAGAACCGGACACAGAAGCAGAACCGGGCTCCAGTGAGCAGGAGGGCTCGGAGGCCTCGGTCCGCATCGGTGGCTCCTGGAGGGGCTCGCTGAGGAGCGGCGGTGGGAAAcgacaaggaggaggaggaggccgtAGGCGCAGACAGTATGGCTCCAGCACCAAAGAACGCAGCATCCGGAGGCTGGAGAGCAACGAGCGGGAACGCCAGCGCATGCACAAACTCAACAACGCCTTCCAAGCGTTGCGCGAGGCCATCCCACACGTGAAGACTGACAAGAAGCTGTCCAAGATCGAGACACTGACGCTGGCTAAGAATTACATCAAAGCTTTGACCACCATCATCCTGGACGTGTCGGGGGCCTGCCTGCCTGCCGATGGGGTCCCTTCAGAGGCCAGCGCCGCCAAGCTGCTCCAGTGCTACCAGCAGcacctggaggaggagggggaggaaggcCTCACCCAGTACCTCACCCACATGCAGAGCTTAGGTCAGCACAGCTAGCAGTAGGATTCTGAGGTGGTTTGGAGACCAGGAGAGCCACCAGTAGGACAGTCTCCAAGGCAGACAGGTGTGAGGATGGACCTAATCACAAACTATATCTGTTTCCCACACTCGCACTGCTCTGGGATCTGTTCAGCGGAGTAGGAACTGGATGCTGTTCCAGATCAGACATGATAAACTTATGCTTGAATAGAGCAAGAGATGCACTGTCTAGAACTTGCTCTTCAGGACCATTCACAAAGACTGCAGACCAGACAGTGAAACGGTTACAAAAAGTGAAAAGACTCTGTTATTGTACTCAGAAAAAGAAGGGCTCATCTTTTGCcgctttctttttatttctcatgGTTGAAGCCGGGGAAGGAACTTGTTCTCTTTTGTGTTATCTTGTGATCTTCTcgtgtgttttctgttgagAAACCTGCTGAGCGTAGCCTCTAGTCATAActgtcacaggaaaaaaaaaaaaaaagacaagcaacAGGCCTGAATATTGAAGTGACATTGCAAGAGAGTGCGTTTACTCATGATGATCATCTACAACCAATGTGAGAACACAGTTTACTCTCTTCCCAAAGCTCCAAAGCACAGGCGCTGTTTAAAGTTTATgtcatttgctttttttggtgtgtgtCTCGAGGCAGaaaatttttaatgaaaaacatcAGGAGAAGCTGttatcaataaaaacatttatttattgacacGGAGTGTTTTTTTTGACCATGCACAAATGGAGCCCACACCACTACAGTACATTTTGTGATTCTCATTATTCACAGATAATACACAGATTTCTGTACATGTCCAACATTTACAAATGCCTCAGCAAATTTCGAAAGTATATAAGCAGCCAGTGAAATAAATTAATGCCTGAAATGATCCCAATTCATTAGTATGATGGAAAACTCTACTTCTTTCAATCAATTGCTCTTAGTcaatacatttttctttctttatataGTACCATCACCATGACCACAGAACTACCTGTATAATACTAATATCTTACAGCTTCATAACAAAAATagggtgtttttttatttaaattatttcttaCTGCTCAGTCATTCTACCACCATCAGGAAGTAGGCAGCatgcaaatgcaaacacactcCTGAGAAAGAGGAAGGTTCAGTTTTAGCATTTCAACCACAAGACTTTTACAAGTAATCCACACTTTTCCCTTATTTACAACGCACCATTGCACATACTCCATAACAACataatatatatagatatatatacatgtatttttttagaaaataacaATCTTTATAAAACACAAGTTCAGTgtaagagaaaagaaagagaaccACCAAAAGTGAATTTAGTTGGTGCAGGTCTTGTTACAGGTACTACATAGTGGCTCCTTGAAGTGAATGGATAAACCTCTATGCTTATTTAAGAAACACAATCAGTTTTTCCCTACAAAAATGTTTGAGTCTCATAAATTTGGTTCATTAGAACAGATTAAAGCTTTCAGCAAGGTGTGTTTTAGGGTGTATGCCAGGTTTGTACAGTACTAATATCTCAGCCTATCACACTCAGACATGGTGGTTTCCTCTTCCCCGTCCAAACTCAGATTCACATAAGTTTCCACCATACAGGCTGGCAAGATAACTGCATGTAGTAAACCTAAAAGCCCTATTTTGTGAAGTAGTCTTAAGTTATACAGCGGTGAGTCAGATAAGCAGCTAAGGAAACATGGATGAAACGTTGTTCTGACCAGTTTTATCCAGCTTTCATTCTGTTGTGCACTGACCTCTTGTCCTGCAGGCTAAGATAGAACataattttatttctgtacaATATCATCCCTGGAGCTCGTAGTTCAGCAGCTATTTAACTATGGTTCAAATACACTTATCTttctattatttaaaaaaaaaagttttataaaACATCACACCTTGACCTGATGTAGCGTTCtatacacagaaaacacaaaaatcagaaACGTCACATTTTagtaataaataagaaaaaagtgcATTAAGACCATCAAGTTCAGTGtcaaagacaaacaacatgagTGAAGAATTACACAGAAATGCCCGTACCGAAGAGATGAATGCTCAGCAAACTGAAACTAATTCAGGTCAAGAGACTAAAGTTAGAACTCAGACACCAAGGGACAAAATCTGCTCAGCATCTAAGTTATCGGCTCTGATTGTCAAGAAGTGACTATGGTGTTACACTGGCTCGGGTGATGTGAAGGCTAGAATCTGTCCGCTACTTCAGTGTTAAAATtggttttaaattaaaaaaaaaaaactactacaAAGGTAATCTGGGTTCGGATGGCTACGTATAGTACATGTGCACAAATGTCTAGCTTCCTACACCGTTGACCTCCGTGTTCCTGACAGGGACAGGGCTCCGAGTGGACGGGTCTGTTAGAGAGGGGAGACGGAGGCGAGGCGGCTCAACAGAGTTTCCTCTTACTGTGACGTGGTCCCATCCACCCTAAAAGACAATGGGGAAGAAATGAGTTCCAGGCGCTTCTGTTTAGTTAAGTATAGACGTATTTACTGTTCTGCTTGAAGCACTAAACAAACTCATTTAAGCTCCTCTCCTCATTAGACTGAGACACAccttttagttgtttttacctgctCTAATTTGCACATGGAGGTTTACGTTTGAATTAGGACTTACAAAGACTGAGTATAGTTTGTCCTGTTAGCTGGGAACATTCAATTTTACTCCATTTATTTCACTATGGGTTGAATAAATATTTCACCTGCAACTAGAAACTAATTAGAAAACAATACTGCATTAAATTTACTGAAATGTACTGTTAGTATGCTGAAAACATGCACAAGCATTTCTGTGGGATACTGTCGTACTCTAAATATCAGCAATGTCAAGTTCCGTAAAGAAAAAGTGCCTTTATTACGTTGTCAAGTAAAAGTCAAAAGGATGGGTGCTACTTAATAATAAATATGCAGATTATTACTGACACCAAATGAAAGCTAAATTTCATAAAACCAACTTCAATTTAGTTTTTCGGAGCCTTACCCCAATGCCATAATCCCACGACTGTCCTTTGGGCTCCATGGGTTGGACTCCGAGTCGATGGCACACTGTCCCACAGCTCAGACTGTGGCTGCCCTGCACCTTGTCTGCTATGATCCACACCTATAACcccacatcatcatcatcagcaacacaaatttagaaaaaaatatgttaaattatTCCTCAAAGCCTGAATATGAGAGGCAAAATCTTTTAACTACCCACAGCGTACCCATGTATGAATGAAAAAGTGTTTGGATTTATTGGTTTTAGCTGGTAGAGCTTAGGGATGTCCCAAGTTAACCCAAGAATCAGCATGAGGGCgaaacaagacattttttagGTGTTCAGTATCAGCACAAACTGTTTGCTCTCACATCGGTGTCGTAAAGGGAGAGCACGTTAGCTGTCAAGGCATAATTAATTAGGGACACAAAATAAGCACAGTGAACATTTATCCTGTGCATGCATCGTTATAGTTGTCACTCAACTCTGTAACATCTGGAAATAGTCTCCCTGTCGAACTCAATCCCAGCTTGTTgcaaacatacacacgtggacaaaattgttggtacccctcagttaaagaaggaaaaacccacaattctcactgaaatcacttgaaactcacaaaagtaacaataaataaaaaattattgaaaattaaataatcaaaaacagccatcacttttgaattgttgattaacataattatttaaaaaaacaaactaatgaaacagggctggacaaaaatgatggtacctctataaaagattgaaaactatttgaccagagtgacatgattaactcaggtgtgtcatttaattgacatcacaggtgtttccaaactcataatcagtcagtctgcctatttaaagggagacaagtagtcaccctgctgtttggtgaaaaggtgtgtaccacactgaacatggacaacagaaagcgaaggagagaattgtcccaggacatctgaaaaaaaattatagacaaacatcttaaaggtaaaggctataagaccatctctaaacagcttgaagttcctgtgacaacagtggctcatattattcagaagttcaagacccacgggacagtagccaacctccctggacgtggccgcaagaggaaaattgatgacaaattgaagagacggatcgttggaattgtatccaaagagcccagagcaacctccaaagaaattaaaggtgaactccaaggccaaggtacatcagtgtcagatcgcaccattcgtcgttgtttgagccaaagcggacttcatgggagacgaccaaggaggacaccactgctgaaaaaaactcataaaaaagcgagactggaatttgcaaaaatgcatgttgacaagccacaaagcttctgggagaatgtcctttggacagatgagaccaaactggagctttttggtaaggcacatcaactctatgttcatagactcaaaaagcaagcatacgaagaaaagaacactgtccctacggtgaaacatggaggaggctcagtaatgttttggggctgctttgctgcatctggcacagggtgtcttgaaagtgtgcaaggtaagatgaaatctgaagactatcaaggcattctggagagaaatgtgctgcctagtgtcagaaagcttggtctcagtcgcaggtcatgggtcttccaacaggacaacgatccaaaacacacagccaaaaacacccaagaatggctgagagaaaagcgttggactattctaaagtggccttctatgagcccagatctgaatcccattgaacatatgtggaaggagctgaaacatgccatttggagaagacacccatcaaacctgagacaactggagctgtttgctcatgaggagtgggccaaaatacctgttgacagctgcagaacgctcattgacaaatacagaaatcgtttaattgcagtgattgcctcaaaaggttgtgcaacaaaatattaagttatgggtaccatcatttttgtccagccctatttcattagtttgttttttttaaaataattatgttaatcaacaattcaaaagtgatggctgattttgattatttaattttcaataaatttttatttattgttacttttgtgagtttcaagtgatttcagtgagaattgtggttttttccttctttaactgaggggtaccaacaattttgtccacgtgtgtacaagcTTTGGCTAGACGTCCTTAAGTGCCACAGAGAACTTTCTCATTGCTGCCCATTGCTAGGTAAtccccatagactgtatatatagtggacgtagcatctggctccagaattaaAGCCAACCCAGAAGTgccaaaaacttgcaatatcacgccgtccgctagtgttggctccaaaaagctttttctccatagaccccaattcatttttggagaaaataaaatttgatagactgattttctacagctcgggatttttttcccgttagttttcatggtcaaaatgagagatcaggtggccgatcttaaaataaatcaatactgaattttaaataaatcgttaaagttggcggagccagggggcgtggctatacttgatagacagcaacagaagcctctgcggtaaaatgtgagcgggataagagagttctcagccaatcctgcccctagttgctgtCTGGTctagcctgtttgatgacgctttttacgtcactggctccaaaaaatccaaaacggcgaccaggaagtagcaaaatccgggcttcattttctcagagttgaaaccaacgggtgacatcacggttagtttacgcctggtaaTCCCCCACAACACTCTCTGCTTGCTAAAACAACAGCACGGCAATCCGCCTGGTGGTGAGActaggtactacagctaatatAAAAATTGCTCTGGGAAGATGGTGTTAGTCATTTCTTAGCATTGATATTCAGTCCATCTATAGTCAGTCAGGCTCAGCCACTGTTATTATTCAGTCTTTATTTTATAACATGTACATGAGGGACTGGGATTGGAAATAGGTCCAGGGCTATTGTCTTCatagtttttttgttggttttgtttcctCTACAAAACACTTTGTGTTATATTCTATTTGCATAATAGGCTTTACATAAACAGTGTCTGATTAATTGATGACTAACATAGTTCTGATAGTTCATTTTTTGTAGCCCCTTTAACTTCTTGTTTGACATTCTTTTGCAGACACAAACTCatcaaaaaaagtttttttttaaatttaacactTTAAGGTGTCTGTTTGCCCAAAAAAATAGCACCACTAAAAAGACTTAAATGGTAACCAATATGGTACAATACTGTTTTTCTGGTACCCACCTGGTCCAGAGGCCCTACAGAGACTCTGCGCACATTGTTAGAGATGTGTTCCCATGAGGAGCCCTGAGGGTAGCTGGGGGTCACACCCTGTCGGTACCAAAGGTTACCTAGACAGGAAATAGTCACATGAGACTATTGATAGGAGATATTCTCACAAAATATAAAGTCACTCCAGAGCACTCATGTTTACTTCACAAGTATAtatttaattacagtttttttaataaacttaAGCTGAGATCACAAATGGAGTCGCTTTACCATTTTCATCAACAGTGTAGACTGACGTCCTCCCAACAGACACCTGCTTCAGCTTCTGCTTGGCTGGAGAGGGGATGTGATACCAACAGTCTCCTGCAGAGGGAGACACAACACACACGTATAACACTGCCGAGGTAAAAATCAAGTCTTATCTGCAGCACCACAGGCTGACAAGTTCTGTTTTCTTAGTCCAAGTAAGTTTCAGTGTTCCTGATTCAGAGTAGACACGGCTGATGATATTGTCCAGAACAGCTTTTCCCACTGACCTGCAGGGCTCTGTGCTGAAACAGATCCCCTGTAGAAGGCTGAGCCATCCCTGGCGATGGCCCAAACTTGGCTGGCAGCCCCGATGGAGATGGACTTGAAAGGTTGGTCAGTTCCCACGTGGAGCCATGAGGATCCCTGAGAGAACAGGAGGATGGCAAAACAGTCAGCTCTCGAGCACTCTCAGCATTTTTGTTCCTTAGAAAGTGAACTGGAAATACTTTTCCATAGtccatatttacatatttaaactgaacaaaacataAACCCAGCATGTACCATCTATTACATTGTATTCAGTCTTTCTAACATAGGGGAGGAAGGATCATGCTGTTGGACATGCCCATAAAAAATTACCTAAAATGGTTTCTTTAGATGACAAATGTCAGAGTTGTGGACGTTCAAGTTTACTGCCCTAACTGACCTGGCAGCATTCATCACCAACAGTCTTTCCCTTGTCACCTGTGGCATCGTGTCAGTTaaacaaagctgcattttaaggtggcCTTTTATAGTCACTGGTCTGTGTGCAGGTCACACTATCTGATCGTTGTCCTGTAAAGCCACACCTGACTAGTTTGTAGAGTAACTCAGTGGTCAAGAATCTGTCATCAGCGGAACAGTTCAAACTCTCTGAACGCACAGCTAAACATTTTCtaatcaaaacaaaagaaataggagttttcattttttctattaagtcagaaaatgagacaatcGTTTTCCTACTGCTTGTCaagtcactttaaatcactCAAATTCACCgtgccttgaaatgtgtaaatactgtatattggattttaattacatttagtattctatagattttaaaattagaagaaTTTTTTTCATAGTGTAGCATTGTACTGCAAGATTTTCAGAGGatatactaacctttaatgctaatgttgctaacctgcctttttgttattttacgttgttgtatgtaagctgctgaacactggAATTTCCTGTGGGATCaaaaaatatctatctatctatctatctatcatttttttaagctgtgtttttattttcatttagcGTAGCTACGTATCAACAACAGTTAGGAATAAAAAAATGTCCTTCTGTACTTCGGAATCAGAATGAATGTGAACACCttgcaaaatataaaaaaaacacactttcataGGCAGCAAGAGACTCAAGAAAGAATATGGATGAAACTGATAATCTCTCTTTTTGACATGAAGATGCCAAAAATTATATCAGCACTGTTACAGATTGAGTTGGGCTGTTCAGATACTGCATCATTAAGTCTTCATGATATGCTCATTGGAATAGCCTACATCAGgactaaatgtaaaatatccCACACATCGTTCAAACAAGAAACAGCGGGGTCATGTGCATTGCTGTACTCTATGCACATTTATTCAGCGAGTAGGATACTGTCAGTGAAGTGCTTATGGGTGGCTCACTGAAAGGAGCTAAACCAGTTCATGGGGTGTCTGGCTGCTCATAATTCATGACTCACAGCAGGTGTCACTGCAGTGACTCCCAGTCGGCAAAGCACGTCTCCCTTGTTGCTTATCGCCCACACAGGAACCACGTCCACGCTGCTCTGAGCCGTGCACGGCAGGATGGTCACGTCACTCAGTGGGATGGGTGGGATTTCTTGCCAAGGTCCTGTGGTGGTCAATTTACACTTCCTGGAGGGAAGAACAAATCACAACGCTCACAGGTGTCCTCAATAACAATATCTGAGGTGAAATGACCCAGATACCAATCCAGATCTGCTCATTAAATGATCCAGGTATTACAAAACAACATTATCCACAATGTTAGTTTGTTAATATATTGTGTGAATTATTGCTTTCTGATTAATCCAAAAATACCCAGAGGACAAAAAAGCCCATTTATACACAGGAAATCTGATGTCCTTGAGCTGGGAAGCATCTGATTCAGCTCCATTTTGCTGTAAGATGCACAGAAAACCTTCTTCTAcgaataaaaaaacagattttccctCAGTAATTTCAACCACCGTCAGACTATACTTCCCTGTTGACTGAATAATAAACCTG is part of the Acanthochromis polyacanthus isolate Apoly-LR-REF ecotype Palm Island chromosome 19, KAUST_Apoly_ChrSc, whole genome shotgun sequence genome and encodes:
- the bhlha15 gene encoding class A basic helix-loop-helix protein 15 isoform X4 — translated: MKSKGKAVKASRRTWSDPDPELEPDTEAEPGSSEQEGSEASVRIGGSWRGSLRSGGGKRQGGGGGRRRRQYGSSTKERSIRRLESNERERQRMHKLNNAFQALREAIPHVKTDKKLSKIETLTLAKNYIKALTTIILDVSGACLPADGVPSEASAAKLLQCYQQHLEEEGEEGLTQYLTHMQSLGQHS